The following proteins come from a genomic window of Drosophila sulfurigaster albostrigata strain 15112-1811.04 chromosome X, ASM2355843v2, whole genome shotgun sequence:
- the LOC133847865 gene encoding basic proline-rich protein isoform X6 yields the protein MTTKISRFLLILLLAGMLEKNQNGLNTNAQIINVNCDGKSAICVGPSTYQYCYANIASGAVQQCPANTRCINDSLEICLPVKSDGSAPTAAVAKMTTITDSPIVQGASSSSAIIESTTGNVIIPTKPTTEGPAQSSDPTEAPGTTAQPIDTTLASVETTTTVPIETTSQPIVDTTVGNTDAPVAPESTIPSEPVGTTTDAAIDPNTTIDPNWGTAAPVDPNAPVDPNAPAGPNAPVDPNAPVDPNAPVDPNAPVDPNAPVNPNAPVDPNAPVDPNAPVDPNAPAPVNPNSPVDPNAPVGPNVPVDPNAPVNPNAPVDPNAPVDPNAPVGPNAPVDPNAPVDPNAPVNPNAPVDPNAPVDPNAPVDPNAPAPVNPNSPVDPNAPLGPNAPVDPNAPVNPNAPVDPNAPVDPNAPVGPNAPVDPNAPVDPNAPVNPNAPVDPNAPVDPNAPVDPNAPAPVNPNAPVDPNAPVGPNAPVDPNAPVDPNAPVNPNAPVDPNAPVDPNAPVDPNAPAPLNPNAPVGPNAPVDPNAPVNPNAPVDPNAPVDPNAPVGPNAPVDPNAPVDPNAPAPVNPNAPVDPNAPVGPNAPVDPNAPVNPNAPVDPNAPVDPNAPVGPNAPVDPNAPVDPNAPAPVNPNAPVDPNAPVDPNAPVDPNAPVDPNAPAPVNPNAPVGPNAPVDPNAPVNPNAPVDPNAPVDPNAPVGPNAPVDPNKPVGPNAPVDPNAPVDPNAPAPVNPNSPVDPNAPVGPNAPVDPNVPVNPNAPAPVDPNAPVDPNAPVPVNPNYPVDPNTPVAPAPVNPNAPVDPNAPVGPNAPVDPNAPVDPNAPAPVNPNAPVDPNAPTPVNPNAPVDPNAPAPVNPNAPVNPNAPAPINPNAPVDPNAPAPANPNAPANPNSPVIPNSPSTPVIPNAPINPPVIPLIPSVPTRPTIRPIPQFPFWPRPHESGNGQVAPTRRPFWPNWHNWVNGWIPTNKPALPSNNKPETAESIEQPSGGTVSNENASVEQDNKKTEDQSKEQEQKKPSPADNSSAENKDSKKPKDSNEEKDNEKKKNNNSSEDKNDKKEEDKSKDSKEEKDKKKSNNSDEDKKDDSDKKKSNSEEKKDDKKDSKQSKDSKESKDSEQKKSSEDEDSEDLNSKEKKQYVKDVIKKLKDEDECDEDDVYPDVRDCRKYYRCEVKKSGKHKYVHLRCDDKERFDYRSLKCISKDDAKCLLK from the exons ATGACGACCAAAATATCCAGATTTTTACTTATACTTTTG TTAGCGGGCATGCTCGAGAAGAATCAAAATGGCTTGAACACCAATGCTCAGATCATAAACGTCAATTGCGATGGCAAATCAGCCATATGTGTGGGTCCCTCGACCTATCAATATTGCTATGCAAATATCGCTTCGGGCGCTGTCCAACAATGTCCAGCGAACACACGTTGCATTAACGATAGCTTGGAGATTTGCCTGCCAGTCAAATCGGATGGCAGTGCaccaacagctgctgttgccaagATGACCACAATCACCGATAGTCCTATTGTTCAGGGTGCTAGTAGCTCATCAGCTATCATCGAATCCACTACGGGCAATGTGATAATTCCTACGAAACCCACTACTGAAGGACCAGCGCAATCTAGTGATCCAACCGAAGCACCTGGTACTACAGCACAGCCCATTGATACAACGCTTGCTTCAGTTGAGACGACCACAACTGTTCCCATCGAGACCACGAGCCAACCTATTGTGGACACTACTGTCGGTAACACTGATGCACCCGTTGCACCGGAGTCTACAATTCCCAGCGAGCCAGTGGGCACCACAACAGATGCTGCAATTGATCCGAATACAACCATAGATCCCAACTGGGGTACAGCCGCTC CTGTTGATCCTAATGCACCCGTGGATCCTAACGCTCCAGCTGGTCCTAATGCGCCTGTCGATCCCAATGCACCAGTCGATCCCAATGCTCCAGTGGATCCCAACGCGCCAGTGGATCCCAACGCACCAGTGAATCCCAACGCTCCAGTTGATCCAAATGCACCAGTCGACCCCAATGCACCTGTTGATCCTAATGCTCCTGCACCAGTGAACCCTAACTCGCCTGTCGATCCTAATGCCCCAGTTGGCCCCAATGTACCAGTGGATCCCAATGCACCAGTGAACCCCAACGCTCCAGTTGATCCTAACGCGCCAGTCGATCCGAATGCTCCAGTTGGCCCCAATGCACCAGTCGATCCCAACGCGCCAGTGGATCCCAACGCACCAGTGAATCCCAACGCTCCAGTTGATCCAAATGCACCAGTCGACCCCAATGCACCTGTTGATCCTAATGCTCCTGCACCAGTGAACCCTAACTCGCCTGTCGATCCTAATGCACCACTTGGTCCCAATGCACCAGTCGACCCCAATGCACCAGTGAACCCTAACGCTCCAGTTGATCCTAACGCGCCAGTCGATCCGAATGCTCCAGTTGGCCCCAATGCACCAGTCGACCCCAACGCGCCAGTGGATCCCAACGCACCAGTGAATCCCAACGCTCCAGTTGATCCTAATGCACCAGTCGATCCCAACGCACCAGTTGATCCTAATGCTCCTGCGCCAGTGAACCCTAACGCGCCAGTCGATCCGAATGCTCCAGTTGGCCCCAATGCACCAGTCGATCCCAATGCACCAGTGGATCCCAACGCACCAGTGAATCCCAACGCTCCAGTTGATCCTAATGCACCAGTCGACCCCAACGCACCTGTTGATCCTAATGCTCCTGCGCCACTGAACCCTAACGCGCCTGTCGGTCCTAATGCACCAGTCGATCCCAATGCACCAGTGAACCCCAACGCTCCCGTTGATCCTAACGCGCCAGTCGATCCGAATGCTCCAGTTGGCCCCAATGCACCAGTCGATCCCAATGCACCTGTTGATCCTAATGCTCCCGCTCCTGTGAACCCTAACGCGCCAGTCGATCCTAATGCCCCAGTTGGCCCTAATGCACCAGTCGACCCCAACGCGCCAGTAAATCCCAACGCTCCCGTTGATCCTAACGCGCCAGTCGATCCGAATGCTCCAGTTGGCCCCAATGCACCAGTCGATCCCAATGCACCTGTTGATCCTAATGCTCCCGCTCCTGTGAACCCTAACGCGCCAGTCGATCCTAATGCCCCAGTTGATCCTAATGCACCAGTCGACCCCAACGCACCTGTTGATCCTAATGCTCCTGCGCCAGTGAACCCTAACGCGCCTGTCGGTCCTAATGCACCAGTCGATCCCAATGCACCAGTGAACCCCAACGCTCCCGTTGATCCTAACGCGCCAGTCGATCCGAATGCCCCAGTTGGTCCAAATGCACCAGTCGACCCTAACAAGCCAGTTGGTCCAAATGCACCAGTCGACCCCAATGCACCTGTTGATCCTAATGCTCCTGCACCAGTGAACCCTAACTCGCCTGTCGATCCTAATGCCCCAGTTGGCCCTAATGCACCAGTGGATCCCAACGTACCTGTGAATCCAAATGCTCCAGCTCCAGTGGACCCCAACGCACCAGTTGATCCTAATGCACCTGTTCCAGTGAATCCCAATTATCCTGTGGATCCCAACACTCCAGTTGCTCCTGCTCCAGTGAACCCCAACGCGCCAGTCGATCCTAATGCCCCAGTTGGCCCTAATGCACCAGTGGATCCCAATGCACCTGTAGATCCAAATGCTCCTGCTCCGGTCAACCCCAACGCGCCAGTCGATCCTAATGCTCCCACTCCAGTAAATCCTAACGCTCCTGTGGATCCAAATGCTCCTGCTCCAGTGAACCCTAATGCACCAGTCAATCCTAATGCTCCCGCTCCAATAAATCCTAACGCTCCTGTGGATCCAAATGCTCCTGCACCAGCGAACCCTAATGCTCCCGCAAATCCCAATTCACCTGTCATTCCCAACTCTCCTAGTACTCCAGTAATTCCCAACGCTCCTATCAATCCACCAGTTATTCCTCTAATTCCTTCAGTTCCTACCAGGCCTACCATTCGACCAATCCCTCAATTTCCATTCTGGCCTCGTCCACATGAATCAGGTAATGGCCAAGTAGCACCTACTCGACGACCCTTCTGGCCCAATTGGCACAACTGGGTAAACGGCTGGATTCCAACAAACAAGCCTGCCTTGCCATCGAACAACAAACCGGAGACTGCTGAGTCTATCGAACAGCCATCGGGTGGTACAGTCTCCAATGAGAATGCATCGGTTGAGCAAGACAATAAGAAGACTGAGGATCAGTCCAAGGAGCAAGAGCAGAAAAAGCCAAGTCCCGCTGATAATAGTTCAGCCGAAAACAAGGATAGTAAAAAGCCAAAGGACTCTAATGAAGAAAAGGACAATgagaaaaagaagaataatAACTCTTCTGAGGACAAGAACGACAAGAAAGAAGAAGATAAATCCAAGGACTCCAAGGAAGAGAAAGACAAAAAGAAGTCCAACAATTCTGACGAGGACAAAAAGGATGACAGTGATAAGAAGAAGTCCAATTCCGAAGAGAAGAAGGACGACAAAAAGGATAGCAAACAGTCAAAGGATTCCAAGGAGAGCAAGGACAGTGAACAGAAAAAGTCCAGCGAAGACGAGGACAGTGAAGACTTGAACTCCAAGGAGAAGAAGCAATACGTTAAGGACGTGATCAAGAAGCTAAAGGATGAGGATGAATGCGATGAAGACGATGTTTATCCCGATGTACGCGATTGCCGTAAGTATTATCGCTGTGAGGTCAAGAAATCGGGCAAACATAAGTACGTACATCTGCGTTGCGATGACAAGGAGCGCTTCGACTACCGCAGCCTCAAGTGCATTTCCAAGGATGATGCCAAGTGCCTGCTCAAGTAG
- the LOC133847865 gene encoding nascent polypeptide-associated complex subunit alpha, muscle-specific form isoform X1 — MTTKISRFLLILLLAGMLEKNQNGLNTNAQIINVNCDGKSAICVGPSTYQYCYANIASGAVQQCPANTRCINDSLEICLPVKSDGSAPTAAVAKMTTITDSPIVQGASSSSAIIESTTGNVIIPTKPTTEGPAQSSDPTEAPGTTAQPIDTTLASVETTTTVPIETTSQPIVDTTVGNTDAPVAPESTIPSEPVGTTTDAAIDPNTTIDPNWGTAAPNAPVDSTTIAPQETTLPPVDPVAPVDPNAPLDPNAPVDPNAPIDPNAPVDPNAPIDPNAPVDPNAPIDPNAPVDPNAPVDPNAPIDPNAPIGTTTIAPQETTLSPADPNAPVDPNAPSDPNAPVDPNAPIDPNAPIDPNAPVDPNAPVDPNAPIDPNAPVDPNAPIDPNAPVDPNSPVDPNAPIDPNAPIGTTTIAPQETTLSPADPNAPVDPNAPSDPNAPVDPNAPIDPNAPIDPNAPVDPNAPVDPNAPIDPNAPVDPNAPIDPNAPIDPNAPVDPNAPIDPNAPVDPNAPIDPNAPVDPNAPIDPNAPVDPNAPVDPNAPIDPNAPVDPNAPIDPNAPIGTTTIAPQETTLSPADPNAPVDPNAPSDPNAPVDPNAPINPNAPIDPNAPVDPNAPIDPNAPVDPNAPIDPNAPIGTTTISPQETTLSPVDPNAPIDPIAPINPNEPVDPNAPVEPNAPVDPNAPVDPNAPVDPSAPIDPNAPVDPNAPVDPNAPAGPNAPVDPNAPVDPNAPVDPNAPVDPNAPVNPNAPVDPNAPVDPNAPVDPNAPAPVNPNSPVDPNAPVGPNVPVDPNAPVNPNAPVDPNAPVDPNAPVGPNAPVDPNAPVDPNAPVNPNAPVDPNAPVDPNAPVDPNAPAPVNPNSPVDPNAPLGPNAPVDPNAPVNPNAPVDPNAPVDPNAPVGPNAPVDPNAPVDPNAPVNPNAPVDPNAPVDPNAPVDPNAPAPVNPNAPVDPNAPVGPNAPVDPNAPVDPNAPVNPNAPVDPNAPVDPNAPVDPNAPAPLNPNAPVGPNAPVDPNAPVNPNAPVDPNAPVDPNAPVGPNAPVDPNAPVDPNAPAPVNPNAPVDPNAPVGPNAPVDPNAPVNPNAPVDPNAPVDPNAPVGPNAPVDPNAPVDPNAPAPVNPNAPVDPNAPVDPNAPVDPNAPVDPNAPAPVNPNAPVGPNAPVDPNAPVNPNAPVDPNAPVDPNAPVGPNAPVDPNKPVGPNAPVDPNAPVDPNAPAPVNPNSPVDPNAPVGPNAPVDPNVPVNPNAPAPVDPNAPVDPNAPVPVNPNYPVDPNTPVAPAPVNPNAPVDPNAPVGPNAPVDPNAPVDPNAPAPVNPNAPVDPNAPTPVNPNAPVDPNAPAPVNPNAPVNPNAPAPINPNAPVDPNAPAPANPNAPANPNSPVIPNSPSTPVIPNAPINPPVIPLIPSVPTRPTIRPIPQFPFWPRPHESGNGQVAPTRRPFWPNWHNWVNGWIPTNKPALPSNNKPETAESIEQPSGGTVSNENASVEQDNKKTEDQSKEQEQKKPSPADNSSAENKDSKKPKDSNEEKDNEKKKNNNSSEDKNDKKEEDKSKDSKEEKDKKKSNNSDEDKKDDSDKKKSNSEEKKDDKKDSKQSKDSKESKDSEQKKSSEDEDSEDLNSKEKKQYVKDVIKKLKDEDECDEDDVYPDVRDCRKYYRCEVKKSGKHKYVHLRCDDKERFDYRSLKCISKDDAKCLLK; from the exons ATGACGACCAAAATATCCAGATTTTTACTTATACTTTTG TTAGCGGGCATGCTCGAGAAGAATCAAAATGGCTTGAACACCAATGCTCAGATCATAAACGTCAATTGCGATGGCAAATCAGCCATATGTGTGGGTCCCTCGACCTATCAATATTGCTATGCAAATATCGCTTCGGGCGCTGTCCAACAATGTCCAGCGAACACACGTTGCATTAACGATAGCTTGGAGATTTGCCTGCCAGTCAAATCGGATGGCAGTGCaccaacagctgctgttgccaagATGACCACAATCACCGATAGTCCTATTGTTCAGGGTGCTAGTAGCTCATCAGCTATCATCGAATCCACTACGGGCAATGTGATAATTCCTACGAAACCCACTACTGAAGGACCAGCGCAATCTAGTGATCCAACCGAAGCACCTGGTACTACAGCACAGCCCATTGATACAACGCTTGCTTCAGTTGAGACGACCACAACTGTTCCCATCGAGACCACGAGCCAACCTATTGTGGACACTACTGTCGGTAACACTGATGCACCCGTTGCACCGGAGTCTACAATTCCCAGCGAGCCAGTGGGCACCACAACAGATGCTGCAATTGATCCGAATACAACCATAGATCCCAACTGGGGTACAGCCGCTCCTAATGCCCCAGTGGACTCTACAACTATTGCACCTCAGGAAACAACACTGCCTCCAGTCGATCCTGTAGCACCTGTCGATCCAAACGCTCCACTCGATCCCAACGCACCAGTTGATCCCAACGCACCAATCGATCCCAACGCGCCAGTTGACCCAAATGCTCCAATTGATCCCAACGCACCAGTTGATCCCAACGCACCAATTGATCCCAACGCGCCAGTTGATCCCAACGCGCCAGTCGACCCAAATGCACCAATCGACCCGAACGCACCAATCGGCACCACAACTATTGCGCCTCAGGAAACCACTCTATCTCCTGCGGATCCCAACGCACCAGTCGATCCTAACGCTCCGAGCGATCCAAATGCTCCTGTGGATCCCAATGCGCCAATTGATCCCAACGCACCAATCGATCCCAATGCGCCAGTTGATCCCAACGCACCAGTTGACCCCAACGCACCAATTGATCCCAACGCACCAGTTGATCCCAACGCACCAATCGATCCCAATGCGCCAGTTGATCCCAACTCGCCAGTCGACCCAAACGCACCAATCGACCCGAACGCACCAATCGGCACCACAACTATTGCGCCTCAGGAAACCACTCTATCTCCTGCGGATCCCAACGCACCAGTCGATCCTAACGCTCCGAGCGATCCAAATGCTCCTGTGGATCCCAATGCGCCAATTGATCCCAACGCACCAATCGATCCCAATGCGCCAGTTGATCCCAACGCACCAGTTGACCCCAACGCACCAATTGATCCCAACGCACCAGTTGATCCCAACGCACCAATTGATCCCAACGCACCAATTGATCCCAACGCGCCAGTTGATCCAAATGCTCCAATTGATCCCAACGCACCAGTTGACCCCAACGCACCGATTGATCCCAACGCTCCAGTTGATCCCAACGCACCAATCGATCCCAATGCGCCAGTTGATCCCAACGCACCAGTTGACCCCAACGCACCAATTGATCCCAATGCGCCAGTCGACCCAAATGCACCAATCGACCCGAACGCACCAATCGGCACCACAACTATTGCGCCTCAAGAAACCACTCTATCTCCTGCGGATCCCAACGCACCAGTCGATCCTAACGCTCCGAGCGATCCAAATGCTCCTGTGGATCCCAATGCGCCAATTAATCCCAACGCACCAATTGATCCCAACGCACCAGTTGATCCCAACGCACCAATCGATCCTAACGCGCCAGTCGATCCAAATGCACCAATCGACCCGAACGCACCAATCGGCACCACAACTATTTCACCTCAAGAAACCACTCTATCACCTGTGGATCCCAACGCACCAATCGACCCTATCGCTCCAATTAATCCAAATGAACCGGTTGATCCTAATGCACCAGTTGAGCCCAACGCTCCCGTTGATCCCAACGCCCCAGTCGATCCTAATGCACCAGTTGATCCTAGTGCTCCAATCGATCCCAACGCACCTGTTGATCCTAATGCACCCGTGGATCCTAACGCTCCAGCTGGTCCTAATGCGCCTGTCGATCCCAATGCACCAGTCGATCCCAATGCTCCAGTGGATCCCAACGCGCCAGTGGATCCCAACGCACCAGTGAATCCCAACGCTCCAGTTGATCCAAATGCACCAGTCGACCCCAATGCACCTGTTGATCCTAATGCTCCTGCACCAGTGAACCCTAACTCGCCTGTCGATCCTAATGCCCCAGTTGGCCCCAATGTACCAGTGGATCCCAATGCACCAGTGAACCCCAACGCTCCAGTTGATCCTAACGCGCCAGTCGATCCGAATGCTCCAGTTGGCCCCAATGCACCAGTCGATCCCAACGCGCCAGTGGATCCCAACGCACCAGTGAATCCCAACGCTCCAGTTGATCCAAATGCACCAGTCGACCCCAATGCACCTGTTGATCCTAATGCTCCTGCACCAGTGAACCCTAACTCGCCTGTCGATCCTAATGCACCACTTGGTCCCAATGCACCAGTCGACCCCAATGCACCAGTGAACCCTAACGCTCCAGTTGATCCTAACGCGCCAGTCGATCCGAATGCTCCAGTTGGCCCCAATGCACCAGTCGACCCCAACGCGCCAGTGGATCCCAACGCACCAGTGAATCCCAACGCTCCAGTTGATCCTAATGCACCAGTCGATCCCAACGCACCAGTTGATCCTAATGCTCCTGCGCCAGTGAACCCTAACGCGCCAGTCGATCCGAATGCTCCAGTTGGCCCCAATGCACCAGTCGATCCCAATGCACCAGTGGATCCCAACGCACCAGTGAATCCCAACGCTCCAGTTGATCCTAATGCACCAGTCGACCCCAACGCACCTGTTGATCCTAATGCTCCTGCGCCACTGAACCCTAACGCGCCTGTCGGTCCTAATGCACCAGTCGATCCCAATGCACCAGTGAACCCCAACGCTCCCGTTGATCCTAACGCGCCAGTCGATCCGAATGCTCCAGTTGGCCCCAATGCACCAGTCGATCCCAATGCACCTGTTGATCCTAATGCTCCCGCTCCTGTGAACCCTAACGCGCCAGTCGATCCTAATGCCCCAGTTGGCCCTAATGCACCAGTCGACCCCAACGCGCCAGTAAATCCCAACGCTCCCGTTGATCCTAACGCGCCAGTCGATCCGAATGCTCCAGTTGGCCCCAATGCACCAGTCGATCCCAATGCACCTGTTGATCCTAATGCTCCCGCTCCTGTGAACCCTAACGCGCCAGTCGATCCTAATGCCCCAGTTGATCCTAATGCACCAGTCGACCCCAACGCACCTGTTGATCCTAATGCTCCTGCGCCAGTGAACCCTAACGCGCCTGTCGGTCCTAATGCACCAGTCGATCCCAATGCACCAGTGAACCCCAACGCTCCCGTTGATCCTAACGCGCCAGTCGATCCGAATGCCCCAGTTGGTCCAAATGCACCAGTCGACCCTAACAAGCCAGTTGGTCCAAATGCACCAGTCGACCCCAATGCACCTGTTGATCCTAATGCTCCTGCACCAGTGAACCCTAACTCGCCTGTCGATCCTAATGCCCCAGTTGGCCCTAATGCACCAGTGGATCCCAACGTACCTGTGAATCCAAATGCTCCAGCTCCAGTGGACCCCAACGCACCAGTTGATCCTAATGCACCTGTTCCAGTGAATCCCAATTATCCTGTGGATCCCAACACTCCAGTTGCTCCTGCTCCAGTGAACCCCAACGCGCCAGTCGATCCTAATGCCCCAGTTGGCCCTAATGCACCAGTGGATCCCAATGCACCTGTAGATCCAAATGCTCCTGCTCCGGTCAACCCCAACGCGCCAGTCGATCCTAATGCTCCCACTCCAGTAAATCCTAACGCTCCTGTGGATCCAAATGCTCCTGCTCCAGTGAACCCTAATGCACCAGTCAATCCTAATGCTCCCGCTCCAATAAATCCTAACGCTCCTGTGGATCCAAATGCTCCTGCACCAGCGAACCCTAATGCTCCCGCAAATCCCAATTCACCTGTCATTCCCAACTCTCCTAGTACTCCAGTAATTCCCAACGCTCCTATCAATCCACCAGTTATTCCTCTAATTCCTTCAGTTCCTACCAGGCCTACCATTCGACCAATCCCTCAATTTCCATTCTGGCCTCGTCCACATGAATCAGGTAATGGCCAAGTAGCACCTACTCGACGACCCTTCTGGCCCAATTGGCACAACTGGGTAAACGGCTGGATTCCAACAAACAAGCCTGCCTTGCCATCGAACAACAAACCGGAGACTGCTGAGTCTATCGAACAGCCATCGGGTGGTACAGTCTCCAATGAGAATGCATCGGTTGAGCAAGACAATAAGAAGACTGAGGATCAGTCCAAGGAGCAAGAGCAGAAAAAGCCAAGTCCCGCTGATAATAGTTCAGCCGAAAACAAGGATAGTAAAAAGCCAAAGGACTCTAATGAAGAAAAGGACAATgagaaaaagaagaataatAACTCTTCTGAGGACAAGAACGACAAGAAAGAAGAAGATAAATCCAAGGACTCCAAGGAAGAGAAAGACAAAAAGAAGTCCAACAATTCTGACGAGGACAAAAAGGATGACAGTGATAAGAAGAAGTCCAATTCCGAAGAGAAGAAGGACGACAAAAAGGATAGCAAACAGTCAAAGGATTCCAAGGAGAGCAAGGACAGTGAACAGAAAAAGTCCAGCGAAGACGAGGACAGTGAAGACTTGAACTCCAAGGAGAAGAAGCAATACGTTAAGGACGTGATCAAGAAGCTAAAGGATGAGGATGAATGCGATGAAGACGATGTTTATCCCGATGTACGCGATTGCCGTAAGTATTATCGCTGTGAGGTCAAGAAATCGGGCAAACATAAGTACGTACATCTGCGTTGCGATGACAAGGAGCGCTTCGACTACCGCAGCCTCAAGTGCATTTCCAAGGATGATGCCAAGTGCCTGCTCAAGTAG